Proteins co-encoded in one Euleptes europaea isolate rEulEur1 chromosome 1, rEulEur1.hap1, whole genome shotgun sequence genomic window:
- the ARHGDIA gene encoding rho GDP-dissociation inhibitor 1, whose protein sequence is MAEQEPTPEQLAQIAAENEEDEHSVNYRPPAQKSIQEIQELDKDDESLRKYKEALLGNVAIAADPCTPNVVVTKLTLVCATAPGPLELDLKGDLESFKKQAFVLKEGVEYRIKISFRVNKEIVSGLKYIQHTFRKGVKIDKTDYMVGSYGPRAEEYEFLTPMEEAPKGMLARGSYNIKSKFTDDDKTDHLSWEWNLTIKKEWKD, encoded by the exons ATGGCTGAGCAAGAACCCACTCCTGAGCAGCTGGCACAGATTGCCGCTGAAAATGAAGAGGACGAGCACTCTGTCAATTACAGGCCCCCTGCCCAGAAGAGCATCCAGGAGATCCAGGAACTAGACAAAGATGATGAGAGTTTACGCAAGTACAAAGAGGCCCTGCTTGGAAATGTAGCCATTGCTGCTG ATCCCTGTACTCCAAATGTGGTGGTAACAAAGCTGACTCTGGTTTGTGCCACCGCCCCTGGCCCATTGGAGTTGGATCTCAAAG GTGACTTGGAGAGCTTCAAGAAGCAGGCGTTTGTGCTAAAGGAAGGTGTGGAGTACCGGATAAAGATCTCATTTCGG GTGAACAAGGAGATCGTTTCAGGGTTGAAGTACATTCAACATACATTCAGGAAAGGAGTAAAAA TTGACAAGACTGATTACATGGTTGGGAGTTATGGGCCACGTGCTGAGGAGTATGAGTTCTTAACACCTATGGAGGAAGCCCCCAAGGGTATGCTGGCCCGGGGCAGCTACAACATCAAATCAAAATTTACAGATGATGACAAGACAGACCATCTGTCCTGGGAGTGGAACCTGACCATCAAGAAGGAGTGGAAGGATTAG
- the P4HB gene encoding protein disulfide-isomerase — translation MKAAALWSPLLCVLLLGRVSADGEVEDEEGVLVLKGANFDRALEQFPHLLVEFYAPWCGHCKALAPEYVKAAAKLKSEGSEIRLAKVDATEESDLAQQFGVRGYPTIKFFKNGDKSSPKEYTAGREADDIVNWLKKRTGPAATTLTDVAAAEGLVDGSEVAVIGFFKDAESDAAKQFLLTAETIDDIPFGISSSSEVFAKYQFSKDGVALFKKFDEGRNNFDGEITKENLLNFIKSNQLPLVIEFTEQTAPKIFGGEIKTHILLFLPKSVTDYQGKLDNFKTAAESFKGKILFIFIDSDHSDNQRILEFFGLKKEECPAIRLITLEEEMTKYKPESDELTPENIRDFCNKFLEGKVKPHLMSQEISEDWDKQPVKVLVGKNFEEVAFDESKNVFVEFYAPWCGHCKQLAPIWDKLGETYKDHENIVVAKMDSTANEVETVKVHSFPTLKFFPAGPERTVIDYNGERTLEGFKKFLESGGKDGGADEEDLEDLEDIEEPEVEGEEEDVTAQKDEL, via the exons ATGAAGGCCGCCGCGCTCTGGTCTCCGCTGCTCTGTGTGCTGCTGCTGGGTCGCGTCTCCGCCGACGGGGAGGTGGAGGACGAGGAGGGCGTGCTGGTGCTGAAGGGGGCCAACTTCGACCGGGCGCTGGAGCAGTTCCCGCATCTCCTGGTGGAGTTCT ATGCACCCTGGTGTGGTCATTGTAAAGCTCTGGCTCCAGAGTATGTGAAGGCAGCAGCAAAGCTAAAATCTGAAGGCTCTGAAATCAGACTGGCAAAGGTAGATGCCACAGAAGAGTCAGATCTTGCCCAGCAATTTGGAGTTCGAGGCTACCCTACAATCAAATTTTTCAAGAATGGAGATAAATCTTCACCCAAAGAGTACACAG CTGGCAGGGAAGCAGATGACATTGTGAACTGGTTGAAGAAACGCACAGgccctgctgccaccaccctgaCCGATGTAGCTGCTGCTGAGGGGCTTGTGGATGGCAGTGAAGTTGCTGTGATTGGATTCTTCAAG GATGCAGAGTCTGATGCTGCCAAACAGTTCTTGTTGACAGCAGAGACCATTGATGACATTCCTTTCGGGATCTCTTCCAGCAGTGAGGTCTTTGCCAAATACCAGTTTAGCAAAGATGGCGTTGCCCTTTTTAAGAAG TTTGATGAAGGCCGTAACAACTTTGATGGAGAGATAACAAAAGAGAACCTGCTGAACTTCATCAAATCAAACCAGCTGCCTTTGGTCATTGAATTCACTGAGCAG ACTGCACCAAAAATTTTTGGAGGCGAGATCAAGACCCACATCCTCTTGTTCCTGCCCAAGAGTGTTACAGACTACCAGGGGAAATTGGACAACTTCAAGACGGCAGCTgaaagcttcaaagggaag ATCCTGTTCATCTTCATAGACAGTGACCACAGTGACAACCAGAGGATCCTGGAGTTCTTTGGCCTCAAGAAAGAGGAATGCCCTGCCATACGTCTCATTACCCTGGAGGAAGAAATGACCAAGTACAAGCCAGAATCGGATGAGCTGACGCCAGAGAATATCAGGGACTTCTGCAACAAGTTCCTGGAGGGCAAAGTGAAG CCCCACCTGATGAGCCAAGAGATTTCTGAGGACTGGGACAAACAACCTGTCAAAGTTCTGGTTGGGAAGAACTTTGAGGAAGTGGCTTTTGATGAGTCTAAGAATGTCTTTGTTGAATTCT ATGCTCCCTGGTGCGGCCACTGCAAACAGCTGGCTCCCATATGGGATAAACTGGGAGAGACATACAAGGACCATGAGAATATTGTCGTAGCCAAGATGGACTCAACAGCGAATGAAGTTGAGACAGTCAAGGTCCACAGCTTCCCTACCCTCAAGTTTTTCCCTGCGGGTCCTGAAAGAACG GTCATAGATTACAATGGTGAGAGGACGCTAGAAGGCTTCAAGAAATTCCTGGAAAGTGGTGGAAAAGATGGCGGTGCAGATGAAGAG